One stretch of Roseimicrobium sp. ORNL1 DNA includes these proteins:
- a CDS encoding homoserine dehydrogenase, producing MPSNTEKFRTVRIGLAGLGNVGMGVYKNLEANGGLLRERTGCHLQVTKISVRDPKKPRDGKVPASLFVGSWQELVADPQVDVVVELIGGTTEAFDLVSAALRARRPVVTGNKALLAERGKELFALAEANRVPIYFEAAVAGGIPIIQTLQEGFVGNHIRSIYGIINGTCNYILTRMSQAGLSYETALDEAQKLGFAEADPTLDVGGWDAAHKAIILASLSYGFWIKPEDVFVQGIDKVSLTDMSFADRLGYTIKLLSVIRADADGKVEVRTQPSLVSKSHVLANVGGAFNAVLVNGDIVGETLFYGKGAGQDPTSSSVISDIAEAAATLVYGSRHSGFVPHGLYGKSKPVDETVSNFYVRLTVEDTPGVLAQVAKVLGDRGIGISSVIQPEDDGSDTTSLILMLDDATLRTIREAINELKQLACVREEPSCMRVETLGS from the coding sequence GCGGACTCCTGCGGGAGCGCACGGGATGCCATCTTCAGGTCACCAAAATTTCTGTGCGTGATCCGAAGAAGCCCCGCGATGGCAAAGTGCCCGCATCGCTCTTTGTGGGAAGCTGGCAGGAACTCGTGGCCGACCCGCAAGTGGACGTGGTCGTGGAACTCATCGGCGGCACCACGGAGGCGTTTGACCTCGTCTCGGCCGCCCTCCGCGCCCGGCGACCGGTGGTGACGGGCAACAAGGCCCTGCTCGCAGAACGCGGGAAGGAACTCTTCGCCCTCGCGGAGGCGAACCGGGTGCCGATCTATTTCGAAGCGGCGGTGGCGGGTGGCATCCCCATCATCCAGACCCTGCAGGAAGGCTTTGTGGGGAACCACATCCGCAGCATCTACGGCATCATCAACGGCACCTGCAATTACATCCTCACCCGGATGTCCCAGGCAGGTCTCAGCTATGAGACCGCGCTCGATGAAGCGCAGAAACTGGGATTCGCGGAGGCGGACCCCACGCTGGATGTCGGCGGCTGGGATGCGGCGCACAAGGCCATCATCCTCGCCTCCCTGAGCTATGGTTTCTGGATCAAGCCGGAGGATGTGTTCGTGCAGGGCATCGACAAGGTAAGCCTCACGGACATGAGCTTTGCCGATCGTCTGGGTTACACCATCAAGCTCCTCAGCGTGATCCGCGCGGATGCGGATGGGAAAGTAGAAGTGCGCACGCAGCCGTCCCTGGTGTCCAAGAGCCACGTGCTCGCCAACGTGGGCGGCGCCTTCAACGCGGTGCTGGTGAATGGCGACATCGTGGGAGAGACCCTCTTCTACGGCAAGGGCGCGGGACAGGACCCGACTTCCTCCAGTGTCATCAGCGACATCGCCGAAGCTGCCGCGACCCTCGTATATGGCTCCCGCCACAGCGGTTTCGTGCCGCACGGGTTGTATGGCAAGAGCAAGCCCGTGGATGAAACCGTTTCCAACTTCTATGTGCGCCTGACCGTGGAAGATACCCCGGGCGTGCTGGCCCAAGTGGCAAAGGTGTTGGGCGATCGCGGCATCGGTATCTCCTCCGTGATCCAGCCGGAAGACGACGGCAGCGACACCACCTCCCTCATCCTTATGCTTGATGATGCCACCCTGCGTACCATTCGTGAGGCCATCAACGAGCTCAAGCAACTCGCCTGCGTGCGCGAAGAGCCAAGCTGCATGCGTGTGGAGACGCTGGGGAGTTAG